A DNA window from Flammeovirga agarivorans contains the following coding sequences:
- a CDS encoding Maf family nucleotide pyrophosphatase: protein MIQLKGYEVILASKSPRRAELLKGLDIDFKVEVREVDESYPSDIEIEKVAEYIAGLKAAAFEDLSSKQLVIFSDTVVVVNNKVLGKPKSREEAFEMIQLLSNNVHHVYSAVYIKTEDKEVSFTDVAEVHFNSISLEEMEYYVDHKKPFDKAGAYGIQEWIGMAFIKKINGSYFTVMGLPTEKLYSTLKEII, encoded by the coding sequence ATGATTCAATTAAAAGGTTATGAGGTGATTTTAGCCTCAAAATCACCTAGGAGAGCTGAATTGTTAAAAGGATTGGACATTGATTTCAAAGTTGAAGTAAGGGAAGTTGATGAATCATATCCATCAGATATAGAAATAGAAAAAGTGGCAGAATATATCGCAGGATTAAAGGCTGCCGCTTTTGAAGACTTGTCCTCAAAACAACTTGTTATTTTCTCTGATACTGTTGTAGTGGTAAACAACAAAGTACTAGGTAAACCTAAGAGTAGAGAAGAGGCATTTGAAATGATTCAATTGCTTTCCAATAATGTACATCATGTGTATTCTGCTGTTTATATAAAAACGGAAGATAAAGAAGTAAGCTTTACAGATGTTGCAGAAGTACATTTCAATTCGATTTCTTTAGAAGAAATGGAATACTATGTAGATCATAAAAAACCATTTGATAAAGCAGGAGCATATGGTATTCAAGAATGGATAGGCATGGCTTTTATTAAAAAGATCAATGGTTCATATTTTACTGTAATGGGCTTACCAACAGAGAAATTATATTCAACTTTAAAAGAAATTATTTAA
- a CDS encoding isoaspartyl peptidase/L-asparaginase family protein, with translation MRTRREFLKFSALTSAALVTPQLSTFAFSGKSKGTKPIMISTWNHGFGANAAGWEILNKEGSAMDAIEAGVRVPEADPNERSVGYGGLPDRDGKVTLDACIMNHKYECGSVAFLEDIMHPISVARLVMEKTPHAMLVGEGAKQFALEEGFKEENLLTPKSEADWKEWLKKSEYKPVINIENHDTIGALALDAQGNLAGACTTSGAAYKMHGRVGDSPLIGAGLFVDGEIGAACATGLGEAVIRTAGSAMVVEQMRNGKSPKEACEIVVKRIIKTHQDKMENLQVGFLALNKDGEYGGYSIRSGFNFAVVDNTNGNRMEDASFKMKW, from the coding sequence ATGCGTACTAGAAGAGAATTTCTCAAATTTTCAGCATTAACATCAGCAGCTTTAGTTACTCCACAATTATCAACATTTGCTTTTTCAGGTAAAAGTAAAGGCACAAAACCAATTATGATCTCAACATGGAACCATGGTTTTGGTGCAAATGCAGCAGGATGGGAAATACTAAACAAAGAAGGTTCAGCAATGGATGCTATAGAAGCAGGGGTTAGAGTTCCAGAAGCAGATCCTAACGAAAGAAGTGTTGGATATGGAGGTCTACCTGATCGTGATGGTAAGGTAACATTAGATGCATGTATCATGAATCATAAATATGAGTGTGGTTCAGTAGCGTTTTTAGAAGATATTATGCATCCTATCTCAGTTGCTAGATTGGTAATGGAAAAAACGCCTCATGCAATGCTAGTAGGTGAAGGAGCTAAACAATTTGCACTAGAAGAAGGGTTTAAAGAAGAGAATCTTTTGACACCAAAATCTGAAGCAGATTGGAAAGAATGGCTAAAAAAATCAGAATATAAACCTGTTATTAATATAGAAAACCATGATACTATTGGAGCACTAGCATTAGATGCACAAGGTAATTTAGCTGGAGCTTGTACTACTTCAGGTGCAGCGTACAAAATGCATGGTAGAGTTGGGGATTCTCCTTTGATTGGTGCAGGACTTTTTGTTGATGGAGAAATTGGAGCAGCTTGTGCAACAGGACTTGGTGAAGCAGTAATTAGAACGGCTGGTTCAGCAATGGTAGTTGAGCAGATGAGAAATGGGAAATCACCAAAAGAGGCTTGTGAGATTGTTGTTAAAAGAATCATCAAAACTCATCAAGATAAAATGGAGAACCTTCAAGTAGGGTTCTTGGCTTTAAATAAAGACGGTGAATATGGAGGCTACAGTATTAGAAGTGGATTTAACTTCGCTGTAGTTGATAATACTAACGGGAATAGAATGGAGGATGCTTCATTCAAAATGAAATGGTAA
- the rpsF gene encoding 30S ribosomal protein S6 has translation MAIKHYEVVFIVTPVLSDSETTETIAKFEGLLKGADADVYHSEDMGLRKLAYPIDKKSTGHYHLFEFKADPSIIAKFEIELKRDENILRFLTVSLDKHGVDFNARRRNGEWAKKSETEEKSA, from the coding sequence ATGGCAATTAAGCATTATGAAGTAGTCTTCATCGTGACACCTGTGTTGTCCGATTCCGAAACCACGGAGACTATTGCTAAATTTGAAGGTCTTTTGAAAGGTGCAGATGCAGATGTGTACCATTCTGAAGATATGGGACTTAGAAAGTTAGCGTACCCAATCGACAAAAAGTCTACGGGTCACTACCACCTGTTTGAATTCAAAGCAGATCCGTCAATCATCGCTAAATTCGAAATCGAATTAAAGCGTGACGAAAACATCTTACGTTTCTTAACTGTCTCTTTAGACAAGCACGGTGTTGATTTCAACGCTCGTAGAAGAAATGGTGAGTGGGCAAAAAAATCTGAAACTGAAGAAAAATCGGCATAA
- a CDS encoding pseudouridine synthase, which produces MLDILYRDDHYVAINKPSGLMVHPSELTGKEGEFAIHLLRDQINQYVYPCHRLDRATSGVLIFGLSSEACQKFQELNNENGDVDKRYLSLVRGHLLEEKLCTKDIKNRYDKVYKKAKTFIKPIAKVELNIPVGKYQTSRYTLVESKPYTGKTHQIRLHLRGENHPIIGDRRYGDHRHNNMMLENFQLDRLWLHASKYSFIHPYLNTMVSIQADLPEDFQQLLNKLEIKI; this is translated from the coding sequence ATGTTAGACATCTTATACAGAGATGATCATTATGTGGCCATTAATAAGCCGTCAGGTTTAATGGTTCATCCTTCAGAATTAACCGGAAAAGAAGGTGAATTTGCCATTCATCTATTGAGAGATCAAATCAATCAATATGTTTATCCTTGCCATCGTCTAGATCGAGCGACCTCTGGAGTACTAATTTTTGGACTGTCTTCTGAAGCTTGTCAGAAATTTCAGGAATTAAATAATGAAAATGGTGATGTTGACAAACGATACCTATCATTGGTAAGAGGTCATCTTTTAGAAGAAAAACTTTGTACAAAAGATATAAAAAATCGTTACGACAAAGTATATAAGAAAGCTAAAACATTCATTAAACCTATTGCAAAGGTAGAACTGAATATTCCTGTAGGTAAATATCAAACCTCTAGGTATACACTTGTCGAGTCTAAACCTTATACGGGTAAAACACATCAAATTAGACTTCATTTAAGAGGTGAAAACCATCCAATTATTGGAGATAGAAGATACGGAGATCATAGACATAACAATATGATGTTGGAGAATTTTCAATTGGATAGGTTGTGGTTGCATGCCTCAAAGTATTCATTTATTCATCCCTACCTTAATACAATGGTGAGTATTCAAGCTGACTTGCCAGAAGATTTTCAACAATTATTAAACAAATTAGAGATTAAGATATGA
- a CDS encoding SiaB family protein kinase: MHSEVNSLYEKLRGANGKELFAFRGMMNDDILGEILSRVEDALSEQESLMKLQRRINVIAVEILQNIFHHFEGIEANSTVDPKTNVVLFLLSKDVDAYYIVAGNYVPIETANFLKERIDSINELSVDELKKRYRKVLSNGDFSEQGGAGLGIIDIARKSGQKLDYDFTSTDDTHSFFTIKVSVPI, encoded by the coding sequence GTGCATTCAGAAGTAAATTCTCTATATGAAAAGCTGAGGGGAGCAAATGGTAAAGAACTATTTGCTTTCAGAGGCATGATGAATGATGACATTTTAGGAGAAATACTGAGTAGAGTTGAAGACGCACTATCTGAACAAGAATCACTGATGAAACTTCAGAGAAGAATCAATGTGATTGCTGTAGAGATATTGCAAAATATTTTCCATCATTTTGAAGGAATTGAAGCCAACTCAACAGTTGATCCTAAAACGAATGTTGTTCTATTTCTACTCTCTAAAGATGTAGATGCCTATTATATTGTCGCAGGCAATTATGTGCCTATCGAGACAGCTAACTTTCTTAAGGAAAGGATTGACTCTATTAATGAACTTTCTGTTGATGAGTTGAAAAAACGTTACAGAAAAGTTTTAAGTAATGGAGATTTTTCGGAGCAAGGCGGAGCCGGCCTTGGTATCATTGATATTGCAAGAAAATCTGGTCAAAAACTAGACTATGATTTTACTAGTACTGATGACACACATTCCTTTTTTACTATCAAAGTTAGCGTACCGATTTAA
- a CDS encoding CobW family GTP-binding protein has product MENKIGVTLITGFLGAGKTTFLNNLIEKYPNTKFAVIENEFGEVGIDGGLVVDKQEDIFELSNGCICCNLNGELRDILRKLLQCENKIDHLLIETTGIAEPSAVAAAFVGDPGIASIFEINATVGLVDAKNFVQSLSDHEVALKQVAFSDILFLTKCDLATEDEIKSAALQAKLINPAAFVERIYNGEKVENDILSLNSYNANKVEERTSFIQHHHEHQHGDVVSYSFTFEGGVDPVKLEMWLSVLLQLQYEVIYRFKGIFNIKGETNKVIVQGVRNESKIVIGNPWKPSEDKLNRIVVIGKGIKKEAIERKIKSILR; this is encoded by the coding sequence ATGGAAAATAAAATAGGTGTGACCTTGATCACAGGGTTCCTTGGTGCAGGCAAGACCACTTTTCTTAACAATTTAATCGAAAAATATCCGAATACAAAGTTTGCCGTTATCGAAAATGAATTTGGTGAAGTAGGTATTGATGGAGGATTAGTTGTAGATAAACAAGAAGATATATTTGAGCTGTCTAATGGATGTATTTGTTGTAATCTAAATGGTGAGCTAAGGGATATACTTAGAAAACTATTACAATGTGAAAATAAGATAGACCATTTATTAATTGAGACTACTGGAATTGCTGAGCCTAGCGCTGTCGCCGCTGCTTTTGTAGGTGATCCAGGTATTGCAAGTATTTTTGAAATTAATGCGACTGTAGGTTTAGTAGATGCTAAAAATTTTGTGCAGTCATTAAGTGATCATGAGGTAGCATTAAAACAAGTCGCATTTTCAGATATATTATTTCTTACCAAATGTGATTTAGCGACTGAAGATGAAATCAAATCTGCTGCATTACAGGCAAAACTTATTAATCCTGCAGCTTTTGTTGAAAGAATTTATAATGGTGAAAAAGTAGAGAATGATATTCTTTCATTGAATTCTTACAATGCAAATAAAGTGGAAGAAAGGACGAGCTTTATTCAACATCACCATGAGCATCAACACGGAGATGTAGTTTCTTATTCATTCACTTTTGAGGGTGGAGTAGACCCTGTGAAGTTGGAAATGTGGCTCTCGGTATTATTACAATTACAATATGAAGTTATCTATCGCTTTAAAGGGATCTTCAATATTAAAGGAGAAACGAATAAAGTAATTGTACAAGGTGTTAGAAATGAATCAAAAATTGTAATAGGGAACCCTTGGAAACCTTCAGAAGATAAATTGAATAGGATAGTAGTAATTGGAAAAGGTATCAAAAAGGAGGCTATAGAGAGAAAAATTAAGTCCATCCTAAGATAG
- the rpsR gene encoding 30S ribosomal protein S18, with protein MSLQNEPINRRQERTKKYCRFTKYGVKYIDYKDPEFLLKFLNEQGKILPRRITGNSQKFQKKIARSVKRARQLALLPYVADGLK; from the coding sequence ATGAGTCTCCAAAACGAACCTATCAACAGAAGACAAGAGCGTACTAAAAAGTACTGCCGCTTCACAAAGTACGGTGTGAAATACATCGATTATAAGGATCCTGAATTCTTATTAAAATTCTTAAACGAGCAAGGTAAAATTTTACCTCGTCGTATTACAGGTAACTCGCAAAAATTCCAAAAGAAAATTGCTAGATCTGTAAAACGTGCTCGTCAACTTGCTCTTCTACCTTACGTAGCAGACGGTTTAAAGTAA
- a CDS encoding DUF1987 domain-containing protein — MKDFLKKDTPKTPLIQMEYESGHFLISGRSIPENSIEFYKPLFEWMDEYNTKPQSKTIFDVRLEYFNTSSSKCLVEVFRKLELLKASGHDVEVNWYYEEDDEDMQESGEDFKEVIKLPIHMHILEEEDE, encoded by the coding sequence ATGAAAGATTTTTTAAAGAAAGATACACCAAAGACTCCTCTAATTCAGATGGAATATGAGAGTGGTCATTTTCTTATATCAGGAAGATCGATTCCTGAAAATTCTATTGAATTTTATAAACCTTTGTTCGAGTGGATGGATGAATACAACACCAAGCCACAAAGCAAAACTATTTTCGACGTTCGTCTTGAATACTTTAATACCTCATCATCAAAATGTTTAGTTGAAGTTTTTAGAAAACTTGAATTACTAAAAGCAAGTGGACATGATGTTGAAGTAAATTGGTATTACGAAGAAGACGACGAAGATATGCAAGAGTCTGGAGAGGATTTTAAAGAAGTTATTAAACTTCCAATTCACATGCATATTCTTGAAGAAGAAGACGAATAA
- a CDS encoding acyl-CoA carboxylase subunit beta gives MNYSTKQNQHSEKTLATYLNELDAKRKTTHLGGGEKKIAKHKSKGKLTARERVNLLLDFPNESIEIGTFTGDEMYKEHGGCPSGGVVVVMGKVSDRLCVIVANDATVKAGAWFPITGKKNLRAQEIAIENKIPIIYLVDSAGVYLPMQDEIFPDKEHFGRIFRNNAIMSSEGIPQIAAIMGSCVAGGAYLPIMSDEALIVDGTGSVFLAGSYLVKSAIGESIDNETLGGASTHSEISGVTDYKCEDDTACLEQIKRLVDKIGENDTAGFNRKPSQSPKESISTIENVFPIDRTKPYDMLEVIHRLVDNSEFDQYKEGYGQSILCGYARIDGWAVGIVANQRKIVKSKQGEMQMGGVIYSDSADKSARFIMNCNQKKIPLLFIHDVTGFMVGSRSEHNGIIKDGAKMVNAMSNSVVPKFSLVIGNSYGAGNYAMCGKAYDPRLMLAWPTSQIAVMSGKSAATTLLQIKISTLKSQGKELSKEEEKELFDEIKAKYDDQLSPYYAAARLWVDEVIKPEETRKYISLGIEAANQNKTDKRYNVGVIQT, from the coding sequence ATGAATTATTCTACTAAACAAAATCAACACTCAGAAAAAACACTAGCTACTTACCTCAATGAACTTGACGCAAAAAGAAAAACCACTCATCTTGGCGGTGGTGAAAAGAAGATTGCAAAACACAAGTCTAAAGGAAAACTTACTGCTAGAGAAAGGGTGAATCTTTTACTTGACTTCCCCAATGAAAGTATTGAAATCGGTACTTTTACAGGAGATGAAATGTACAAAGAGCATGGCGGATGCCCATCTGGAGGTGTCGTCGTCGTTATGGGCAAAGTCTCCGATCGACTATGCGTCATCGTTGCCAATGATGCTACCGTTAAGGCCGGTGCATGGTTTCCAATAACTGGAAAAAAGAATCTCAGAGCACAGGAAATTGCCATTGAAAACAAAATTCCCATCATTTATCTCGTGGATAGTGCTGGAGTATACCTTCCAATGCAAGATGAAATTTTTCCAGACAAAGAACACTTTGGAAGAATCTTCAGAAATAATGCGATCATGTCTTCTGAAGGTATTCCACAAATTGCAGCAATCATGGGAAGTTGTGTTGCAGGAGGTGCCTACTTACCCATTATGTCTGACGAGGCATTAATTGTTGATGGCACAGGATCAGTTTTCCTAGCAGGCTCTTACTTAGTGAAATCCGCTATTGGAGAAAGCATCGATAATGAAACCTTGGGCGGAGCAAGTACACATTCTGAAATTTCTGGTGTTACAGATTATAAATGTGAAGATGATACTGCATGTCTTGAGCAAATAAAAAGGCTTGTGGACAAAATTGGAGAGAATGACACAGCTGGTTTCAATAGAAAACCTTCACAATCTCCAAAAGAAAGTATCAGTACCATCGAAAATGTTTTCCCAATAGACAGAACAAAGCCTTATGATATGCTTGAGGTGATACATCGATTGGTTGACAACTCTGAATTTGATCAATACAAAGAAGGATATGGACAAAGTATCTTATGTGGTTATGCAAGAATCGACGGCTGGGCTGTAGGTATTGTTGCTAATCAAAGAAAAATTGTGAAATCAAAGCAGGGAGAAATGCAAATGGGTGGAGTTATCTATTCTGACTCTGCTGACAAATCAGCTCGTTTTATCATGAATTGTAATCAGAAAAAGATTCCTTTATTATTTATTCATGATGTAACAGGGTTTATGGTCGGATCCCGTTCAGAACATAATGGTATCATAAAAGATGGAGCAAAAATGGTTAATGCCATGAGTAACTCTGTTGTACCTAAATTTTCATTAGTGATTGGTAATTCATACGGTGCTGGTAATTATGCCATGTGTGGCAAAGCCTATGATCCAAGATTAATGTTAGCTTGGCCTACTTCACAAATAGCTGTTATGTCTGGGAAATCTGCTGCTACTACTCTTCTACAAATAAAAATTTCCACCCTAAAGTCACAAGGAAAAGAGCTTTCGAAAGAAGAAGAGAAAGAACTTTTTGATGAAATTAAAGCTAAATATGATGATCAACTATCTCCATATTATGCTGCTGCTCGATTATGGGTTGATGAAGTTATTAAGCCAGAAGAAACCAGAAAGTATATTTCGCTTGGGATAGAAGCTGCCAACCAAAACAAAACAGATAAAAGATATAATGTCGGTGTTATTCAGACATAG
- a CDS encoding CvfB family protein — MNKILVGSYNDLEVSRITDFGYFFSTEEGDVFMPIRLANEELKVGETTTVFIYTDNERRWVATHEKPKGIVGEFTTLECKDTNKNGAFLDWGISKDLFVPFSEQSATHPMRKKKTYTVYVDLDRKTGRVFATSKLHKHLNTNTSDFSTNQEVFMYIAQEVELGYECIVNRKWLGLLYKNQIYSPLKLGKVVKGYISNIRPDGKLDLTTARPGYHEESIEKTAKTLLLKMKKTGGFIPFNDKSHPAEIKKEYKMSKKQFKQILGYLYKMGVVKFTAEGTELVDF; from the coding sequence ATGAATAAAATACTTGTAGGCTCGTACAATGACCTCGAAGTATCTAGAATTACTGACTTTGGTTATTTCTTTTCAACTGAAGAAGGTGATGTTTTTATGCCTATACGTTTAGCCAACGAAGAGTTAAAAGTAGGGGAAACAACTACTGTTTTTATATATACTGATAATGAAAGAAGATGGGTAGCAACTCATGAGAAGCCAAAAGGTATCGTAGGAGAGTTTACTACATTGGAATGTAAAGACACTAATAAAAATGGAGCATTCCTAGATTGGGGTATCTCTAAAGACTTATTTGTGCCATTTTCTGAGCAGTCTGCAACTCACCCGATGAGAAAAAAGAAGACTTACACGGTTTATGTCGACTTAGATCGTAAAACGGGTAGGGTTTTTGCTACATCTAAATTACACAAACACCTGAATACAAATACTTCAGATTTTTCGACTAACCAAGAAGTATTTATGTACATAGCTCAAGAAGTTGAATTGGGTTACGAATGTATCGTAAACAGGAAATGGCTGGGTTTGTTATATAAGAATCAAATTTACTCTCCTCTAAAATTAGGTAAGGTTGTAAAAGGATATATCAGTAATATACGACCTGATGGAAAACTTGACTTGACTACTGCAAGACCTGGTTATCATGAAGAAAGTATTGAGAAAACGGCAAAGACATTATTGTTAAAAATGAAAAAGACTGGTGGTTTTATTCCTTTTAACGATAAGAGTCATCCAGCTGAAATCAAGAAAGAATATAAAATGAGCAAAAAGCAGTTTAAACAAATATTGGGTTATTTGTATAAGATGGGAGTGGTAAAATTCACTGCTGAAGGGACTGAACTTGTAGATTTTTAA
- a CDS encoding rod shape-determining protein: MGLFDFFSSDLAIDLGTANTLIIQKDKVVVDEPSIIALDRQNGKVIAVGNKAMQMHEKTHENIRTIRPLRDGVIADFHAAEQMIRGMIRMINQGKRFFTPSHRMVICIPSGITEVEKRAVRDSAEHAGAKEVYMIPEPIAAAIGIGINIEQPVGSMIVDIGGGTTEIAVIALSGIVGDQSIRTAGDVFTRDILDYMRRQHNLLIGERSAEKIKVEVGSALTELEEEIEPFEVRGRDLMTGIPKVITVTYSEVAYAIDKSISKIEEAVLRALETAPPELSADIYDRGIHLTGGGALLRGLDKRLSIKTKLPVHVADDPLRAVVRGTGQALKDLDDYKAVLMT; the protein is encoded by the coding sequence ATGGGATTATTTGATTTCTTTTCTAGCGATTTAGCAATTGACCTAGGCACAGCAAATACTCTGATTATCCAAAAAGATAAAGTGGTAGTAGACGAGCCTTCAATCATTGCATTGGATCGTCAGAACGGAAAAGTTATCGCGGTGGGTAACAAAGCCATGCAGATGCATGAGAAAACTCACGAAAATATTAGAACAATTAGACCTTTAAGAGATGGTGTAATTGCCGATTTCCATGCTGCTGAACAAATGATACGTGGTATGATCAGAATGATCAACCAGGGAAAAAGATTCTTCACTCCATCTCATAGAATGGTAATTTGTATTCCTTCTGGTATTACAGAAGTTGAAAAACGTGCCGTTCGTGACTCTGCTGAACATGCAGGAGCTAAAGAAGTATACATGATTCCTGAGCCAATTGCTGCTGCTATTGGTATCGGTATTAATATTGAACAGCCAGTAGGTAGTATGATTGTTGATATTGGAGGTGGTACAACTGAAATTGCAGTAATTGCTCTTTCTGGTATCGTTGGTGATCAATCAATCAGAACAGCAGGTGATGTATTTACAAGAGATATTCTTGATTACATGCGTCGACAACATAACCTTTTAATTGGTGAACGTTCTGCCGAGAAAATTAAAGTAGAAGTAGGTTCTGCTTTAACAGAATTGGAAGAAGAAATCGAGCCATTCGAAGTACGTGGTCGTGACTTGATGACAGGTATTCCTAAAGTAATTACTGTAACATATTCTGAAGTGGCTTATGCAATTGATAAGTCAATCTCTAAGATAGAAGAAGCTGTTTTAAGAGCTTTGGAAACTGCTCCTCCAGAATTATCCGCTGATATCTACGATAGAGGTATTCACTTAACTGGTGGTGGTGCATTATTGAGAGGTCTCGATAAAAGACTTTCAATTAAGACAAAACTTCCAGTCCATGTTGCTGATGACCCGTTAAGAGCGGTAGTTAGAGGTACAGGTCAAGCATTAAAAGATCTAGATGATTATAAAGCAGTATTAATGACTTAA
- the rplI gene encoding 50S ribosomal protein L9, which produces MEVILKTDIKGLGYKNDIVNVKPGYGRNYLIPQNFATLATPANISMRNEEIKQAAHKLEKVKQDAEALAAKIGEMTLTLTAKAGESGKIFGAVTPLQVADALKAQGYDIDRKRIGFNAEIRMLGEYTAILDLHKEVQHEIALEVVSA; this is translated from the coding sequence ATGGAAGTAATTTTAAAAACAGATATCAAAGGTTTAGGTTACAAGAACGACATTGTTAACGTTAAACCTGGATACGGTAGAAACTATTTGATCCCTCAAAACTTCGCTACATTAGCTACGCCAGCTAACATTAGCATGAGAAACGAAGAGATCAAGCAAGCTGCTCACAAACTTGAAAAAGTTAAGCAAGATGCTGAAGCATTAGCAGCTAAAATTGGCGAAATGACTTTAACACTTACTGCTAAAGCAGGTGAAAGTGGTAAAATATTTGGTGCGGTTACTCCATTGCAAGTAGCTGACGCTTTGAAAGCTCAAGGTTATGATATTGACCGTAAGCGTATTGGTTTCAATGCTGAAATCCGTATGTTAGGTGAGTATACAGCTATCCTTGATCTTCACAAAGAAGTTCAGCACGAAATTGCATTAGAAGTAGTTTCTGCATAA
- a CDS encoding guanosine monophosphate reductase produces MKIRKAYSFDDVLIVPKYNTIKSRRDVKFTTKVTKNHSIDIPVLIANMDTVCESNMCIAVGRLGGLGVLHRFLTIEEQAEEVKKVKAEGLLCAAALGIKDYEERLAALAEAKVDIIVLDIAHGHSEMTKETLLFIKKNYPQIDVMVGNIATRDAAVDFLEWGADALKVGIGPGSMCTTRIMTGSGVPQLTAIDDVYQAVGDRIPICADGGIKTPGDIVKAIGAGADNVMVGSIVSGTDEAPGELITTTEGKFKTYRGMASFDAAISKLKKDNKKSREVISVEGEKTLVPYKGPVEPIIKKYLGGLASGMTYQGATAIDQMKGQVEFVEMTSSGLYESKAHGVR; encoded by the coding sequence ATGAAAATCAGAAAGGCATATAGTTTTGATGACGTGTTAATTGTACCTAAATACAACACCATCAAATCTCGTAGGGATGTGAAATTTACTACTAAAGTAACTAAAAATCATTCAATTGATATCCCAGTTTTAATTGCTAACATGGACACAGTTTGCGAAAGCAATATGTGTATTGCAGTTGGTAGACTTGGTGGTTTAGGTGTTCTTCACCGTTTTTTAACGATTGAAGAGCAAGCTGAAGAAGTAAAAAAAGTTAAGGCAGAAGGTCTTTTATGTGCAGCTGCTTTAGGTATTAAAGATTATGAAGAAAGATTAGCAGCACTTGCAGAAGCTAAGGTCGATATTATTGTTTTAGATATTGCTCATGGGCACTCTGAAATGACAAAAGAGACTCTTCTATTCATCAAAAAGAATTATCCTCAAATTGATGTAATGGTTGGTAACATTGCCACTCGCGATGCAGCTGTAGATTTCTTAGAATGGGGTGCAGATGCATTAAAAGTTGGTATTGGCCCTGGCTCTATGTGTACTACTCGTATCATGACAGGTTCAGGAGTACCACAATTAACTGCCATTGATGATGTTTATCAAGCTGTTGGTGATCGTATTCCAATTTGTGCAGATGGTGGCATCAAAACTCCAGGTGATATTGTTAAAGCAATTGGAGCTGGTGCTGATAATGTAATGGTAGGTTCAATCGTATCTGGTACTGATGAAGCTCCAGGTGAATTGATCACTACTACTGAAGGCAAATTCAAAACTTATAGAGGTATGGCCTCTTTTGATGCTGCGATCAGTAAATTGAAAAAAGACAATAAAAAATCGAGAGAAGTAATTTCTGTCGAAGGTGAAAAGACTTTGGTCCCTTATAAAGGGCCAGTTGAACCTATTATCAAAAAATATTTAGGAGGTCTTGCTTCTGGTATGACTTACCAAGGAGCTACAGCTATCGACCAAATGAAAGGTCAGGTAGAGTTTGTAGAAATGACTTCATCAGGCTTATACGAAAGTAAAGCACATGGTGTAAGATAA
- a CDS encoding DUF445 domain-containing protein, which yields MSTVMWILPVISAGIGWVTNYVAIKMLFHPRKPINLGLFTLHGVFPRRKETLARRLGVIVEKDLFTPEMIVDKLNTEDNKAKLKTAVMKRINEFVDEKAVQFGPMLQMFGGDAIIDQIRTGMEKSVDDMIPKLMEDIGSNITSISIEQIVYEKVMDFSDEKFEDLLMAVIKSELTFIEIMGAVLGFFIGLVQVAILMMQ from the coding sequence ATGAGTACTGTGATGTGGATACTCCCTGTGATCTCAGCAGGTATAGGATGGGTAACAAACTATGTGGCTATCAAAATGTTATTTCATCCAAGAAAACCAATTAACTTAGGTTTATTTACACTTCATGGGGTGTTTCCAAGAAGGAAAGAAACATTAGCAAGAAGATTAGGTGTAATTGTTGAGAAAGACCTTTTTACACCAGAGATGATTGTCGATAAGCTTAATACAGAAGACAATAAGGCTAAACTAAAGACTGCAGTGATGAAACGAATCAATGAATTTGTTGACGAGAAGGCTGTGCAATTTGGCCCAATGTTGCAAATGTTTGGTGGCGATGCAATTATCGATCAAATTAGAACTGGAATGGAAAAATCAGTCGATGATATGATTCCAAAACTTATGGAAGATATTGGCTCTAATATCACCTCTATTAGTATTGAACAGATAGTGTATGAAAAAGTAATGGATTTTTCTGATGAAAAGTTTGAAGATCTTTTAATGGCTGTAATAAAGTCTGAACTTACATTTATTGAAATAATGGGAGCTGTTTTAGGTTTCTTTATTGGTTTAGTTCAGGTGGCTATTTTAATGATGCAATAA